Proteins encoded within one genomic window of Mauremys mutica isolate MM-2020 ecotype Southern chromosome 11, ASM2049712v1, whole genome shotgun sequence:
- the ARPIN gene encoding arpin, whose protein sequence is MSRPCAERGLRALPVHSERLSGRWDPPALQGGNGVILEGELLDVSRHLILDINGRKERYYVLYIRPSRVHRRKFDAKGNEREPNFSDTRKVNTGFLMSSFKVEAKGDTDRLSPEELKGLVNKPELLSVTERHTPSQAVAFWLLETELEKLELELGTEIRLKTRGDSPFIFSLAKLHAGTVTKCNFVGDGQAGASWTDNILANRPPGGPAPEPRGRGDGAEEDEWDD, encoded by the exons ATGAGCCGCCCGTGTGCGGAGCGCGGCCTGCGCGCGCTGCCGGTGCACAGCGAGCGGCTGTCGGGGCGCTGGGACCCGCCCGCCCTGCAGGG TGGGAATGGCGTGATTCTGGAGGGAGAGCTTCTTGATGTCTCTCGTCACCTCATCTTGGATATTAACGGCAGGAAG gagcgATACTACGTACTGTACATCAGGCCCAGCCGGGTCCATCGCCGCAAGTTTGATGCCAAGGGGAATGAGAGGGAGCCAAACTTCAGCGACACCAGGAAGGTGAACACCGGCTTCCTCATGTCCTCCTTCA AAGTGGAAGCCAAAGGCGATACAGACAGGCTGTCCCCCGAGGAGCTGAAGGGGCTGGTGAATAAGCCGGAGCTGCTGAGCGTGACCGAGCGCCACACCCCTAGCCAGGCTGTGGCCTTCTGGCTGCTGGAGACggagctggagaagctggagctggagctgggaacaGAGATCCGTCTGAAAACCCGGGGTGACAGCCCCTTCATAT TCTCTCTAGCCAAGCTGCATGCAGGGACAGTGACCAAGTGTAACTTTGTTGGCGATggacaggctggggcttcctggacaGACAACATCCTGGCTAACAGACCTCCAGGAGGCCCAGCCCCCGAGCCCAGGGGACGAGGGGACGGCGCAGAGGAGGATGAATGG GATGACTGA